The sequence GAGTTTCCCTGGTTTCGGGACGCCACTGTCTCCGCGGTCTTGCACGTCGAACAGCCCTGTTCAGGCCACTTCCGCTGGCCTGACCTCGACATCGATCTGACCATAAGCTCCATCCGAGAGCCGCATCGCTATCCTCTCGTCTCGCGAGCAGGCAGGCGAGCCACGCCGTGAGCAGGATGCTCCGCGCTTGTCCCGGATCTTCCTGGCTCGGGTGCCTTGCACAGGTACCTGGCTGGGGCGGCCTGGTATCCCACCGCGCTCTTGCCTCAATCTGGTGTCGTGTGGAGTCCGATTGATGATCGCGCCGCCACGGCCACACTGACTGACAAGGGCGCAGGTGGGTCGTTGGAGTTTCGATTGACGCGCAGTATGAGCTTGAGCCAGGGGAGGAGCACGCCCATGCCGGCACGATGGCAACGTTATCTTGACCGCTGGACGAATGCCGGGCTCATCGACCCGGTCACCGCCGAGCGGATCCGGGCCTTGGAGGCCCGGGAGGAGCGGGCCGGGGGGCTGCGCTGGCCGGTGCTCCTGGCGGTCAGCCTGGGCGGGCTGCTCCTGGCGGCCGGCGTGCTGCTCTTCGTGGCCGCTCACTGGGACCGGCTGTCGCCGGGCGAGCGCTTTGGGCTGGTTCTCGGCCTGGTGGCCGTGTTCCACCTGGGGGCCGCCGCCCTTGCCCAGGGGTTCCCGGCCCTGGCCACCACGTTGCACGCGGTGGGCACCGTCTGCCTGGGGGCCGGCATCTTTCTGGCTGGCCAGATCTTCCATCTCCAGGAGCACTGGCCGGCCGGGATCATGGCCTGGGCCCTGGGCGCCGGGATCGGCTGGGCCCTGTTGCGGGACTGGCCGCAGGCGGCGCTGGCCGCCTTGCTCACCCCGGCCTGGCTGGGCGGCGAGTGGCTGGAGGCGGTGGGGGACCAGGAGGTGAGCATCCGGATCCTGGTGGAGGGGCTGCTGCTCCTGGCCATCACCTACCTGACCGCCCTGCAGCCGGACCGGACGACCCCGGTGCGCCGGGCCCTCATGGTGATCGGTGCCCTGACGCTCCTGCCTCTGGCCACGGCGGTGCCCCTGATCGCGGCCGAGGTGCCGCGATCGGCCCCGGCCTGGGAGGGCCCGGCAGGGCTGGGCCGGACCCTGGCGGTGGCCTTGCCGCTCCTGGCGGCCTTTGGGCTGCGGCGGCGGGCGGCGTGGCTCAACGGGGTCGCTGCCCTGTGGGTCTTGGCCCTGGGCCAAACCCGATGGACCATGGGCAGCGGCTGGCAGGACCTGGGGCCCTACGCCCTCTGGGCCCTGGGCGGCCTGGCGCTCATCGCCTGGGGCCTCGCCGAGGAGCACCGGGAGCGGATCAACCTGGGCGTGGCCGGCTTTGCCCTCACCGTCATCGCCTACTATTTCTCGACGGTGATGGACAAGC comes from Thermodesulfobacteriota bacterium and encodes:
- a CDS encoding DUF2442 domain-containing protein; protein product: MQSQALGIDTSAVEVTNISRHGLWLLTHDEELFLSFEEFPWFRDATVSAVLHVEQPCSGHFRWPDLDIDLTISSIREPHRYPLVSRAGRRATP
- a CDS encoding DUF2157 domain-containing protein yields the protein MPARWQRYLDRWTNAGLIDPVTAERIRALEAREERAGGLRWPVLLAVSLGGLLLAAGVLLFVAAHWDRLSPGERFGLVLGLVAVFHLGAAALAQGFPALATTLHAVGTVCLGAGIFLAGQIFHLQEHWPAGIMAWALGAGIGWALLRDWPQAALAALLTPAWLGGEWLEAVGDQEVSIRILVEGLLLLAITYLTALQPDRTTPVRRALMVIGALTLLPLATAVPLIAAEVPRSAPAWEGPAGLGRTLAVALPLLAAFGLRRRAAWLNGVAALWVLALGQTRWTMGSGWQDLGPYALWALGGLALIAWGLAEEHRERINLGVAGFALTVIAYYFSTVMDKLGRASSLIGLGLLFVLGGWLLEKVRRRLLARVGRVQP